In Capricornis sumatraensis isolate serow.1 chromosome 16, serow.2, whole genome shotgun sequence, a genomic segment contains:
- the LOC138092170 gene encoding LOW QUALITY PROTEIN: olfactory receptor 52A4-like (The sequence of the model RefSeq protein was modified relative to this genomic sequence to represent the inferred CDS: inserted 1 base in 1 codon; substituted 1 base at 1 genomic stop codon), giving the protein MVAHTSRSQDEFNHYGVQLLESVKCSQQQPLYCNEISFQCWIGIPYCAMYIIALMGNSLLLIIIKSEPILHDPLYIFLAMLEATDIAFSTSIVPKMLGIFWSHLLVIXLEACLFQMWLIHACQGTDLGVLLALALGHYVAICYSLRHATIFTQQLVTDIGVGVTLRATFLFIPCILFLKCHLTFYRTQLISYAYCEXALVGIATADVDKFYGLLEAIVVGDFDLILITLSYTQIFITVLHLPQKETCNTCNTCIKC; this is encoded by the exons TGTTCAGTTACTGGAAAGTGTCAAGTGTTCCCAGCAACAGCCTTTGTAttgcaatgagatatcatttcag TGTTGGATTGGGATTCCATACTGTGCAATGTACATCATTGCTTTGATGGGAAATTCTCTACTTTTGATCATCATCAAATCTGAACCCATTCTCCATGATCCTTTGTATATTTTCCTGGCCATGTTGGAAGCCACAGACATTGCATTTAGCACCAGCATTGTCCCCAAAATGCTTGGAATTTTTTGGTCTCACTTGTTGGTGATCTAACTTGAGGCTTGCCTCTTTCAGATGTGGCTCATCCACGCATGTCAGGGTACTGACCTGGGAGTCCTGCTGGCCCTGGCTCTGGGCCACTATGTAGCAATCTGTTATTCTCTGAGGCATGCCACCATATTCACTCAACAGCTAGTCACTGACATTGGAGTTGGAGTGACATTGCGGGCAACCTTTCTCTTCATCCCATGCATATTGTTCCTAAAGTGCCATCTTACCTTTTACAGAACTCAGTTAATATCCTATGCTTACTGTG TGGCCCTTGTAGGGATTGCCACTGCAGATGTTGATAAGTTCTATGGTCTCCTTGAAGCTATTGTTGTTGGTGACTTTGACCTTATTTTGATCACCCTGTCctatacacaaatatttatcaCTGTCTTACACCTTCCCCAGAAAGAGACATGTAATACATGTAATACATGTATTAAG tgttaa